Proteins encoded by one window of Nicotiana tabacum cultivar K326 chromosome 10, ASM71507v2, whole genome shotgun sequence:
- the LOC107773974 gene encoding F-box/kelch-repeat protein At1g57790, producing the protein MAGRKRRKMKLLAATAPNNGGASTEQCEGSDEQNSLFCVPMEILELILSRLNLRENIRASAVCKQWLAVSVSVRVANKPPWLMFFPKFGDLVEFYDPSVRQTYSVELPELRGSRLCYAKDGWLLLYKPRTLRVLFFNPYTKNVINLPRLELTYQIVAFSAAPTSPNCIVFTVKHISPTLVAISTCQPGATEWTTANYQNRLPFVSSIWNKLVFCNGLFYCLSLTGWLGVYNPEERTWLVRVVPPPRCPENFFVKNWWKGKFMAEHNGDIYVIYTCSTANPVIYKLDQINKIWVEMQTLGGLTLFASFLSSQARIDVLGVMRNSIYFSKVRFYGRRCISYSLDHDRYYPRKQCYDWGEQDPFESIWIDPPQDLSAFV; encoded by the exons ATGgctggaagaaaaagaagaaaaatgaagtt GTTAGCTGCAACAGCTCCAAATAATGGTGGTGCTTCGACTGAGCAGTGTGAAGGATCTGATGAGCAAAACTCATTGTTTTGTGTACCAATGGAAATTCTTGAACTGATTCTCTCCCGGTTAAACTTGAGAGAAAACATCCGTGCCTCTGCTGTTTGCAAGCAATGGCTTGCTGTTTCCGTCTCTGTACGAGTTGCGAATAAACCACCTTGGCTTATGTTTTTCCCAAAATTCGGTGACTTGGTTGAATTCTACGACCCTTCAGTGAGGCAAACTTATTCAGTTGAGTTACCAGAGTTACGTGGCTCTAGGCTTTGTTACGCGAAAGATGGCTGGTTGCTGCTATACAAACCGAGAACTTTACGTGTGTTGTTCTTCAATCCTTATACGAAGAACGTGATCAATTTACCAAGACTAGAATTAACATACCAGATAGTTGCTTTTTCTGCAGCTCCTACATCTCCGAACTGTATCGTTTTCACAGTTAAGCATATCAGCCCCACTTTGGTCGCAATTAGCACATGTCAACCGGGGGCAACGGAATGGACAACTGCCAATTACCAAAATCGTTTGCCATTTGTTAGCAGCATTTGGAATAAGTTAGTTTTCTGCAATGGTCTCTTTTATTGTCTGAGTCTTACTGGTTGGTTGGGAGTCTATAATCCTGAAGAACGTACTTGGCTTGTTCGTGTGGTTCCACCTCCGAGATGCCCCGAAAATTTTTTCGTGAAAAATTGGTGGAAAGGAAAATTTATGGCAGAGCACAATGGAGATATCTATGTGATATACACTTGCTCTACTGCAAATCCGGTGATATATAAGTTAGACCAAATCAATAAAATTTGGGTGGAGATGCAAACTTTAGGTGGTTTGACACTTTTTGCAAGTTTTCTGTCATCCCAAGCAAGGATAGACGTTCTTGGGGTGATGAGAAATAGTATTTATTTCTCTAAAGTTCGTTTTTATGGAAGGCGTTGCATATCGTATTCCCTCGATCATGACAGATACTACCCGCGAAAGCAGTGTTATGATTGGGGAGAACAAGATCCTTTTGAGAGCATTTGGATTGATCCACCGCAGGACCTTTCGGCCTTTGTCTGA